A region of the Vanrija pseudolonga chromosome 2, complete sequence genome:
GAGGAGCAGCGAGGAGATTGGCGAGCAAGTGAGAACATCATCATCGACGTCACCCCGTCGCGGTGTTGTGATTGCGATGCGATGTGCTCTCCTGCCCGCGCCTCATCTGTTGCGTTTCCCGACCATCGTGCACACCttccccgcgcgcgcacacgtTATCTACTCACCGAACCACTTGCCGGTCTTGCCACCCTCCTCGATAACCTCAACGACACCGGGGCGGAGAGCCTCAATGGTGGGGACGTGGTTGGCGAGGACACCCATGTCACCAGTGTAGGCGGGGATGTTGACCTGGGtcacggccgacgaggtgaaCAGGGACTGCGCGGGGGGTTAGAGTGTGCGTCTGGGGCAATCTTGGACGAGGCAGTGGAGGGAACTGGGGCCGGCAAGGCCTCAACGCATCACACTTGACTTCGGCCCACGTTTGACGATTGCCGATGGCCAGCCAGTTCCCCTCCAGCCCGCGCACATCGTCCATGGCATGCGCGCAGCCGCGCAGATACCCACCTGGTGGGGGAGGGCAAGCGAGAGCTTGAGGGCGCCGTCCGCAACGTCGGCGTAACCCCTCCGGGCGACACGGATGGCCGAGAcctggcgcgaggcggcgcggagcgacGAGCTGAGGCGGATGGCGGACATTTTTCTGCGGGGAAGTATAAGCGTGTATGtcgggggcgacgacgggcggccAAGCAAGCTACGCACGAGATGGGAGAGAGGTGAGGGAGGGTGAGGGAGGAGCGTGTGTCACTGTTGTCGaaaggtcgacgtcgagtgcaggcaggcagcggagtggacagcgagcgagcgagcgtaGGCGGTACCAGCCTGGCGGAGCTGCCTGCACCCCCAGCGCAGACGGCACTCGGATGCGGTCGGGAATTGGTTTTCTCCGCTGTGGCGTGACTTATCAACGGCCGAGGGGGGTGGGTCCTTTGGTATAATGACGTGTACACCCACACAGATTGTCTCTCTCCCACGTGGCGAGCACCGTGCCTGGCTTGAACTTTTGGTCCACCTTCATGACGGTGGCCATGAGACACAAGCAACATTCAACTCATATCCCCATCACACTCGCCTACACGACATGGCAAGGTCAGGCGCAAGGTCCTCGGGGACAAAGGtcttctcctcctcttcccAGTCGGCCGGCGGGAGCCGCAAGGGCCGCCGCTcaggcggtggaggtggtaCCGCACCCAACAACCATGCCGCCGAACGGAGGAAGAAGCAGCAAGACGCCGACCCGTCCGAGGCGTACACGTTCATGCCGGCGCTGCCGAAGCGCCACCGCACGTcggagcagcagctcggcctgaCGTACGAGGAGAAGCAGCTGCAGGCGCAgggcggacggcggcgcgacggcgacgactcggacgaggacaTGAACGCGCGCATCAAGAAGATCGCCATGATGatcgctgccgacgacgccggcgcggtcgaggacgacgacgacgaggatgtcgacAGTGACGAGGCGTGGGAGTCGGACGGCACAGACGAGGAGCGCTGGGGCGACGTCTTCCGTGGCCTTcagaagggcaaggggaagaagggcaaggaggtcgtgctcaaggtgggtgctggtGATGGTGGGATGGTGCTGACGGGCAGCCGGCCAAGCCCTTGAATGTCAACCTtgacgagagcgaggcggaGAGTGATCCTGAGGTTGAACGGTCACCACGGACGGCGTTCAAGTCGGCATTCCctgaggaggaagaggaggaggacgatgacgaggaggcagacgaggaggacgaggagatggacgaggatgaggaggatgaggaggatgaggaggaggaggaggaggacgacgaagacgacaaCTCGGACCCAGAACTCCCGTCCGACctctcggacgacgacgaagacgacgacctcgacggcctcgactcgttcgtcgacaagctcacctcggccgacaagaagcgcaaggcggatgaggaggaggaagaggtcgtggacaagggcaagaagcgcCGTGTGCTCCCTGTTGTCTCTGCTCCTGGTCTGTCTGACGGTGGCGACCTCGCTCTCAAGAGCAGTGAGTGCAGCTGGTTCGAGTTTCCCTGACACCCCCAGAAaccaaggtcgacctcgcatcgctcatctcgtccaaccccgcgctcgctggcgcctCGGCTCTTCTCCCCaccaagggcgagaagaaggcgacTTCGGTCCTCAagggcggcgtgctctcCGCACCCCTCCCCACTGTGGTGcaggagcgcctcggccgtgagGCGGCGTACGAGaagaccaaggaggagggccagAAGTGGTCTGGCCTGATGAAGCGcgtcaaggaggccgagcaccTCTCCTTCCCTCTGCAAgccaaggagcgcggcggtgtcAAGTCCGCGGGTGAGCTCGTTGCGACCTTCAAGCCCGAGAACGAGCACGAGTCAGCGGTCCAGGCGTTGCTGTCGAAGGCCAACCTGACCGACAAGGgtgtcaccgccgccgaggacgccgcaCTTCGCGGACAGGACCTCACcgtcgaggagattgccgagcgccgcgccgagctgcgtcaccagcgcgagctcatgttccgcgccgaggccaaggcgaagCGTGTGTCCAAGATCAAGTCCAAGACATTCCGCAAGCTTGCCCGCAAGCGTGacgccaaggcggcggcagccgacgccgaccagggTATCTCGCTCGAGGACCTGGAGCGGCTGGACCCagaggctgccgaggccgagatcgagcGGCTGGAGCGGCAAcgtgccctcgagcgcgcgacgctgcgccaCGGAGCTCGTTCGGGCCGCTGGGcacgcgacgtcggcggcgacg
Encoded here:
- the atpD_1 gene encoding ATP synthase subunit delta, mitochondrial; its protein translation is MSAIRLSSSLRAASRQVSAIRVARRGYADVADGALKLSLALPHQSLFTSSAVTQVNIPAYTGDMGVLANHVPTIEALRPGVVEVIEEGGKTGKWFVSAGFATVHGNNSITINAVDAYPLDAFTIENVRAGLAEANKVIASSAPEAEKAEARVEVEVFEALQAALAK
- the SPAC57A7.06 gene encoding putative protein, yielding MARSGARSSGTKVFSSSSQSAGGSRKGRRSGGGGGTAPNNHAAERRKKQQDADPSEAYTFMPALPKRHRTSEQQLGLTYEEKQLQAQGGRRRDGDDSDEDMNARIKKIAMMIAADDAGAVEDDDDEDVDSDEAWESDGTDEERWGDVFRGLQKGKGKKGKEVVLKPAKPLNVNLDESEAESDPEVERSPRTAFKSAFPEEEEEEDDDEEADEEDEEMDEDEEDEEDEEEEEEDDEDDNSDPELPSDLSDDDEDDDLDGLDSFVDKLTSADKKRKADEEEEEVVDKGKKRRVLPVVSAPGLSDGGDLALKSKTKVDLASLISSNPALAGASALLPTKGEKKATSVLKGGVLSAPLPTVVQERLGREAAYEKTKEEGQKWSGLMKRVKEAEHLSFPLQAKERGGVKSAGELVATFKPENEHESAVQALLSKANLTDKGVTAAEDAALRGQDLTVEEIAERRAELRHQRELMFRAEAKAKRVSKIKSKTFRKLARKRDAKAAAADADQGISLEDLERLDPEAAEAEIERLERQRALERATLRHGARSGRWARDVGGDGDEFEEKRRAKEEMLSIKQRLQRKIHGKGSDDEESDSEASDDDDEDLDEDEIKTRAFDQLAALDAKVAAEPQPKKGLMQMAFMQKAAERELKKVAEAEAELRKEIEMFGGERNESGSEDEEAEVIKLGEGRMVFSGPAGAAAPAPASKAKVTKSTPSAPAAPARSPSPAPGFLGDVNPWLDGAASSGPSRKRNTISNSAEARAVRVFKKAAKGAEADDDDDRVDIDVAPKAKAKKAAAKAKPAAAESDSEDDAEELLPISGVKAFAQRSLVAEAFAGDDVVADFAAAKAAQVAADAPKVEDTTLAGWGSWGGKGVKARKNPTPARFLKTTAGVEEQDRKDAGRSNVIISEKKEKKAAAFLPKDLPYPFTSVAQYEASFKNPVGGEWNSRAGFQRQTIPRVVKKPGAIIEPIRKLF